One Papaver somniferum cultivar HN1 chromosome 10, ASM357369v1, whole genome shotgun sequence genomic window carries:
- the LOC113316252 gene encoding putative disease resistance protein RGA3: protein MESLTESKCEVFSNFDVLVNKVEEKIETTKYFLVLDDLWNEDPIEWNKLKSILDFGSAGSKIIVTTRSQIVASVVQGLFPPYNLNVLSEAECWSIIKNKAFSPGGAYETPNMKIVGKAIANKCGGLPLAANFFGCLMHSHSDERQWLSFRDNKSLETLGNHSAGIIPILKLSYNNLPSHLKQCFSYCCLFPKDWKFDRETLIQLWMAEGFIHLSNGGNQNLLEDIGNDYFLSLLSRSFFQDVETNLLGDIIPFKMHDLVHDLALSVVAGSHKVMIPNTSEMENDSSQVRRLLLTMKGTPKTYFDALNEATKLRAIFFPAGQIFFQGEGISHQTLLNNKRLRVIHGLVGANRNPKTISFSTFKFKHMRYLNLIYSNLEDVHAESIHQLYNLQTLNLESSQNVQNILKKGIGSLINLRHLNLSHSDANLLPDYRGEPEDVSRIPSGIEKLTRLEVLWPYIVRKNDDVSNIDTCSYNSTPFSIQELAHLISLRKLRILNLENLKGGKIEAETANLKDKQNIQNLDLQWNFEVEEQEEEVDVNNSIMVLEDLQPHPNLKELTIVGFPGLKTPKWMGSSSCHPNLVELNFYYCKSCTKFVGLGQLPCLPLLTIGGMNSVKCLGMEFYYQQQQEEECKGSATRTLFPSLTRLYMVELKNLEEWRFAPPPPDNSFPSLEKVEILECGNLTSIPDLRLWTSSLTELHIVGSEKLEKKPMEYFLGKSLPSVRYTWSDADFVGIFEYASNRWS from the coding sequence ATGGAGTCTCTCACTGAATCCAAATGCGAAGTTTTCTCAAACTTTGATGTGTTAGTAaacaaagttgaagaaaaaataGAAACAACTAAGTATTTCCTAGTTCTAGATGACCTGTGGAACGAAGATCCCATTGAATGGAATAAACTTAAGAGTATCCTAGATTTCGGCTCCGCTGGCAGCAAAATCATAGTCACTACACGCAGTCAAATAGTTGCATCGGTGGTGCAGGGTTTATTTCCTCCCTACAATCTAAATGTATTATCTGAAGCAGAATGTTGGTCTATTATCAAGAACAAAGCTTTTTCTCCGGGTGGAGCATACGAGACTCCAAATATGAAAATTGTAGGAAAGGCGATAGCAAATAAGTGTGGAGGTTTGCCACTTGCGGCCAACTTTTTTGGTTGTCTTATGCACTCACATAGCGATGAGAGGCAGTGGTTGTCATTCAGAGACAACAAAAGCTTAGAAACACTAGGAAATCATAGTGCTGGAATCATACCAATATTGAAATTGAGTTACAATAATTTACCATCCCATTTGAAACAATGTTTCTCTTACTGTTGTTTATTTCCCAAAGATTGGAAATTTGATAGAGAAACACTGATTCAACTGTGGATGGCTGAAGGATTTATTCATCTATCTAATGGAGGAAATCAAAACTTACTCGAAGATATTGGTAATGattatttccttagtttgttgtCTAGATCTTTCTTTCAAGATGTAGAAACGAATTTGCTTGGCGACATTATACCATTCAAAATGCATGATTTGGTTCACGATCTTGCATTAAGCGTCGTCGCTGGCAGTCATAAAGTCATGATTCCGAATACAAGTGAAATGGAAAATGATTCATCTCAAGTTCGACGGCTACTGTTAACAATGAAAGGAACACCAAAAACATATTTTGATGCTTTAAACGAAGCTACAAAGTTGCGGGCAATTTTTTTTCCAGCAGGGCAAATATTTTTCCAAGGAGAAGGTATTTCTCATCAGACTCTACTGAATAACAAGCGTCTACGTGTAATACATGGGCTAGTTGGTGCTAATAGAAATCCGAAAACTATATCTTTTTCCACTTTCAAGTTTAAACACATGAGGTATCTTAACCTCATTTATTCTAATCTTGAAGATGTTCATGCTGAGTCCATTCATCAACTCTACAATCTCCAAACTCTCAACCTTGAATCCTCCCAAAATGTTCAAAATATTCTGAAAAAAGGAATTGGTTCTTTGATTAATTTGCGACATCTAAATCTCTCTCATTCAGACGCCAACCTTCTACCTGATTACCGGGGAGAGCCAGAAGATGTATCAAGGATACCAAGTGGTATTGAAAAGCTAACTCGCTTGGAAGTATTATGGCCTTACATTGTGAGGAAAAATGATGATGTCTCCAATATTGATACCTGCAGTTATAATTCAACTCCTTTTTCTATCCAAGAATTAGCACATCTAATCTCCCTTCGGAAGTTACGAATACTAAATCTGGAGAATCTGAAAGGTGGTAAAATTGAGGCGGAGACCGCAAATTTAAAAGACAAGCAAAACATTCAAAATTTGGATCTGCAATGGAATTTCGAagtagaagaacaagaagaagaagtggatgttAACAATTCTATTATGGTGCTGGAAGATCTCCAACCTCACCCTAATTTGAAGGAATTGACGATAGTGGGTTTTCCGGGTTTAAAGACTCCGAAGTGGATGGGATCATCTTCTTGTCATCCTAATTTAGTGGAATTAAATTTTTACTACTGCAAGAGTTGTACAAAATTTGTAGGACTGGGTCAACTCCCCTGTCTTCCGTTACTTACTATTGGAGGAATGAATTCAGTCAAGTGTTTAGGTATGGAGTTCTATTACcagcaacaacaagaagaagaatgcAAAGGTTCTGCAACAAGAACATTATTCCCTTCGTTAACTAGGTTATACATGGTGGAGTTGAAAAATTTAGAAGAATGGCGGTTTGCACCTCCGCCACCTGACAACTCCTTCCCTAGCCTTGAGAAAGTAGAGATCTTGGAGTGCGGTAATTTGACATCTATACCAGATTTACGATTATGGACTTCTTCCCTCACAGAGTTACACATAGTGGGCAGCGAAAAGTTGGAAAAAAAGCCTATGGAATATTTTCTCGGCAAATCCCTCCCATCTGTTCGATACACCTGGAGTGATGCTGATTTTGTTGGAATATTTGAATATGCTAGCAACCGATGGTCGTGA
- the LOC113316254 gene encoding zinc finger CCCH domain-containing protein 13-like, translated as MAFEGVLTDGASEMLKKLITAVGSEISLVWGVKDELKMPKQTLEVIAGVTSDAERKQLNDAAVSLWLKRLKDVSYDADDVLDEISYEAMRRSIKNSVGVKYRTQNLRLQEQRSRIATRSRSRSSRSSSRQSQSNQGNDRRRKHMEVIEENSQKNENLEEQRERRRIVDLATNQYAHPRELLRRAHTNLQREEEDPRKGSMILHDREILRDEYERERETARARDRQRREELEEKELQNRLRHIDFDNRVRKRERHRIDDTEQGRVTPQEIEISRHRYDRTGKRRNT; from the exons ATGGCGTTCGAGGGTGTTCTTACTGATGGTGCATCAGAAATGTTGAAAAAGTTGATTACTGCAGTTGGCAGTGAGATTAGTCTGGTTTGGGGTGTCAAGGATGAGCTGAAAATGCCTAAACAAACATTGGAGGTCATTGCGGGTGTAACATCCGACGCAGAGAGGAAGCAGCTGAATGATGCTGCGGTTTCACTTTGGTTAAAGAGACTCAAGGATGTTTCTTATGATGCTGATGATGTTCTGGATGAAATTTCTTATGAGGCTATGCGTCGATCTATTAAGAACAgtgtaggagtaaaatatcgcacac agaatcttagactACAAGAACAAAGGTCAAGGATTGCTACACGTTCAAGGTCAAGATCAAGTAGAAGTTCTTCCAGACAAAGTCAATCCAATCAAGGAAATGATAGGCGAAGGAAACACATGGAAGTCATTGAAGAAAACtcacaaaaaaatgaaaatttagaAGAACAAAGAGAAAGGAGACGTATAGTTGACTTAGCAACTAATCAGTATGCACATCCAAGGGAACTTCTTCGTCGCGCACATACTAATCttcaaagggaagaagaagatccAAGGAAAGGATCGATGATATTACACGACAGAGAAatattaagagacgaatatgaGCGCGAACGAGAGACTGCACGTGCAAGAGATAGACAGAGAAGGGAAGAATTAGAAGAGAAAGAATTACAAAACAGATTGCgtcatattgattttgataatcgaGTTAGGAAACGCGAGCGTCATCGCATAGATGATACAGAACAAGGTCGAGTTACACCACAAGAAATAGAAATATCAAGACATCGATATGATCGCACAGGAAAACGAAGAAACACATGA